The Metamycoplasma phocicerebrale genome includes a region encoding these proteins:
- a CDS encoding DHH family phosphoesterase produces the protein MSLTKNFHLFWEHINNSKNITLCTHVEPDGDTLGCAIALKHLILLNSKNIAVKISGGDYPRNLEFLIDEPIDLVDQSYFDNSLKVVVDTSTKRRIFDKRVVTEESLKIDHHPHEGKWLFEIGGDHWPATGQLITNMVRELNLKINNQVLEGLAVAIITDTEFFKERNVNAETFLDMQFLLEKGLNYNALLKKMQLNNKENNIIYKAIKQIQIKNNVSYIIVDEIVSNDIVRPLVARFVELSNTEVSLAYLKRKEGDYRCEIRSKTTYDVSRVANNFGGGGHLNSSGFVQKDSESINQVIDFINSLK, from the coding sequence GAATTTTCATCTATTTTGAGAGCATATTAATAATTCTAAAAATATAACATTGTGTACTCATGTTGAACCTGACGGAGATACGTTAGGATGTGCAATAGCTTTAAAACATTTAATTTTATTAAATTCTAAAAATATAGCTGTAAAAATTTCTGGAGGAGATTACCCTAGAAATTTAGAATTTTTAATAGATGAGCCAATTGATTTAGTAGATCAAAGCTATTTTGATAATTCTTTAAAAGTAGTTGTTGATACATCAACGAAAAGAAGAATATTTGATAAAAGAGTAGTCACAGAAGAATCATTAAAAATAGACCATCACCCTCATGAGGGTAAATGATTGTTTGAAATTGGTGGTGACCACTGGCCTGCAACCGGACAGCTAATAACAAACATGGTAAGAGAATTAAATTTAAAAATTAATAACCAAGTTCTTGAAGGTTTGGCTGTAGCAATTATTACAGACACAGAATTTTTTAAAGAACGTAATGTAAATGCAGAAACATTTTTAGATATGCAGTTTCTTTTAGAAAAAGGTTTAAATTACAATGCCTTGCTCAAAAAAATGCAATTAAATAACAAAGAAAATAATATTATTTACAAAGCAATTAAGCAAATTCAAATTAAAAATAATGTTTCTTATATTATTGTTGATGAAATTGTTTCTAATGATATTGTTCGACCACTTGTGGCAAGATTTGTTGAATTAAGTAATACTGAAGTTTCTTTAGCTTATTTAAAACGGAAAGAAGGAGATTATCGTTGCGAGATACGTTCAAAAACAACATATGATGTTTCTAGAGTTGCTAATAATTTTGGTGGCGGCGGGCACTTAAATTCTTCCGGTTTTGTTCAAAAAGACTCTGAAAGTATAAATCAAGTAATAGATTTTATAAATTCATTAAAATAA
- a CDS encoding HAD family hydrolase, which produces MIDFKPKAYFSDLDGTLLDLPNKAEKISKENLEIVTKMNDEGKPFIFATGRFPSDFVLNLAKKTNSPYVICQNGGLIVNQNGDVLIKHEIKKDTVMSIINILKEKKLFFIFNSGDTIYGTAAKLKLFRPWVKHMIQKTYEDVPQITNSTKIITFGTTKKKIKKLVEELENKFNNLSLHIVSKGYAIEINNINATKGKAIDYVSRLIDINPRETVHFGDSGNDTSVIPYVGAFIAMKNSLKNIKNVASWVTGSYKRHGVAKTIKIIEDLN; this is translated from the coding sequence ATGATAGATTTTAAACCTAAAGCCTATTTTAGTGACCTCGATGGAACGCTTCTAGATTTACCAAACAAAGCAGAAAAAATAAGTAAAGAAAATTTAGAAATAGTAACCAAAATGAATGATGAAGGAAAACCTTTTATTTTTGCAACTGGCCGTTTTCCTTCGGATTTTGTTTTAAATTTAGCTAAAAAAACCAATTCTCCATATGTTATATGTCAAAACGGAGGTTTAATTGTTAATCAAAATGGCGATGTTTTAATTAAACATGAAATAAAAAAAGATACTGTTATGTCAATAATAAACATATTGAAAGAAAAAAAATTATTTTTTATTTTTAATAGTGGTGACACAATATATGGAACAGCAGCAAAATTAAAATTATTTAGGCCATGAGTAAAACATATGATTCAAAAAACATATGAAGACGTCCCGCAAATAACAAATTCAACTAAAATCATTACTTTTGGTACTACTAAGAAAAAAATAAAAAAATTAGTTGAAGAGTTGGAAAATAAATTTAATAATCTTTCCTTGCATATTGTATCTAAAGGATATGCAATAGAAATAAACAACATTAATGCGACTAAGGGTAAAGCCATTGATTATGTATCTAGATTAATAGATATTAATCCAAGGGAAACCGTACATTTTGGAGATTCTGGAAATGATACATCTGTTATACCTTATGTTGGTGCTTTTATAGCTATGAAGAATTCTTTGAAAAATATTAAGAATGTTGCTAGCTGAGTAACAGGTTCGTACAAAAGACATGGTGTAGCAAAAACTATTAAAATTATTGAAGATCTAAATTAA
- a CDS encoding thioredoxin family protein, giving the protein MYKKLSSKELNNQHLEGKAIVAFRAVWCPPCQMIGPELERLASEHDEINVFDLDVDQNIDLAREMGVSSIPALFYYLDGKIVNLSKGYLPVEEILKNFNK; this is encoded by the coding sequence ATGTACAAAAAATTATCAAGTAAAGAATTAAATAATCAACATTTAGAAGGAAAAGCAATAGTAGCCTTTAGAGCTGTGTGATGTCCACCTTGCCAAATGATAGGACCAGAATTAGAAAGGCTTGCTTCTGAACATGATGAAATTAATGTTTTTGATTTAGATGTTGATCAAAACATAGATTTAGCTCGTGAAATGGGGGTTTCAAGTATTCCTGCTTTATTCTATTATTTAGATGGAAAAATTGTTAATCTATCAAAAGGTTATTTACCAGTAGAAGAAATACTAAAGAACTTTAATAAATAA